In Scomber japonicus isolate fScoJap1 chromosome 3, fScoJap1.pri, whole genome shotgun sequence, the genomic window aacacCATACTCAAAAGAGGCTTAATCCCTATTTTTGTTGGTCTTCCAGTGCATACCCTCAGCAACAGTTCCCCCAGCAGGCCAGCCAGGGCCAGTTTGGACCCATGATGATGAACAACTCTATGGGCAGACCCGGGCCAGTCAGCGGAGCTGGTGCAGGCCAGATGGGCCAAATGCCAGGACAGATGCAAGGCCAGATGCAGGGCCAGATGCAAGGCCAGATGGGCATGAACCCCATGGGAATGGGCAGGATGCCAATGGGACCTGATCAGGTAGATAATACTGACACACAGAGGTTAAGTACTCTTACATGTGTTTCAGCTGATGTTTGATAAGACAGCTCattggttttttttctgtctctgcagaAGTATTGCTGATAACCTGTAGCTGACAGCAGAATCTGGAGCAGTCTAGGCCCTGAGAAAAGctgtacccacacacacatacacagagttCTCCAGCACAACACACTGCTCATCCAGGAGGAAGTGGGCTATAAGGACAAACTTGCGGCGGGTTTCTTCTCCACCcaaaccctcacatactgtaacCCTGTTTAGGTGACACGCAAATACAAACATGTCAGTGTGcctgtgcttgtttgtgtgtgttcacgtgAACGACCTGGAACTGTCAAGCAGTATTCAGCATCACAGTCAGGCTGCAGAACGGGACTACGGTACAACTGGCTGTGGCTGCACTTTACCTGGAGGCTTCTGTATGGAAAAAGAAAGGATTGATGCAATATTTCCTCATCATTACAGCCTTACTAGAAATTCAATGCCTTTCACAACAATgggtttctcttttcttttcttatccGTTGGATGCGCCTCATTCTTTAAAGTCATTGGAAGCTATAAGCACACAGTTTACTATGTTATGCAGATTGGAGCAATAACTCTTGCCTCTATGCTTTAGACTGTAACTGAGCATCGTAACCCCTGTTAAAAGCAAATGAatggtactgcagtattagatGTCTCAAATGTCCTCtgtgaatatgaattgtaaATATTCTACAAATTATATCAAACATGCTTTTTAAAGGCCCATATTGCACAAAGTATGAGACCTGGTTGTATTTTTGTGTCCAGTAGGTCAATACTGATTTGGTtgatttgcttcttttttttttaaatgcctttATAAATATTGCAAGTGTGTTTGGGTTTTCCTTCCCTTGTTTGCCATTTTCTGAatgctgtattttctttcttttttcccccccgaacagtcatgtatttcatgtttttagcGAGGCACTTTTACTTGTGACAAGGATCTGATGAGTTGAAGGTTTGAGCTTTCACACAAAGTTTTATGGCAAGGCGGCGGAAGCGACTTCTGTCAGGACAGTTGATTTACAGAAGATTATTTTattggtttgtgtgtgaggtgggctgtgtgtgtatgtgtgcgtgcgcgcatgtgtgtgtttgtgtctcgcTGCAGTACAATGAAGACACACACTCCTCAGTTCACCAACAGGCCTGGTCCTCACAGTGTTCTCCCGCCCCTCGCACCAGCTCTGTCTGTccagtgtattttttattcacACCATCTTCTTTTGACTGTTATTCTCAACTCGCTGAATCTACCTTTTCAACATGCGCAATCCAAAGATATTTTTCCACATCTTTGTATAGTTTCTGAGGTTCTGGTGTACATTTTTTATGATATGCGTTATATTATTCTGATGGTAAATGGGTACATATCATGGATCTATAGAAGCATATGATGGTTATGTACTGTACACATAAGGCCATGGGGCTACGTTGTTCAACAGTGACAAGCTACCAGTGCAGTGCGTCaaggactggaaactctcaaaCCCCCCCACAGCAAGTTTTTAcatccaggaaaaaaaaaagatagcgAAGCATGTTTGCTGTGAGAGAAATACCAATGGAATGATATCCATTTCAAGACATATCAATATCTCTTCTATTCTCTTCAGGAAACAACTTCATTTTATGTCCAGATTTTGTTACTTCAGGAAAAAGGAACTTTGTAGAGTTTGAATGAAGTGCAAAAAGAGGCAAGAGAtcatttggttgttttttgtttttctttgtttggagGTAAAATAAGCTGTCATTTTACAGGATGTATATTACAGATTTTTTCTGTTGATGTTGATATCAATGTAAATACAAATTTCTATTTAAACACTCTCGACTCTGGCTCTGTGATTATCAGCAAGTATACATCCACGAAATGTACTTGTTTCTGGCTATGGTAATGGTAATATCAGTCAATATATTGCAttgataaaaatgaatttaatttttttctcattttcacagCCTATACTTTAAAGGATAGCCCCACAGTTTTTTCCTGTCTACATTAAAGCAATATTAacattctcaaatgtttattgaaaagggtttttggttgttttaattGTTACTTCTGTCCTAAATGGCCGCAGGCAGATCGATCACCTTCTGTAGTAATCACTATGTAAATTATGGAAACCAACATTTGCTAAAATGCATTCTAAAGTTGAAGCAACATTCGTCATTATTAGTATGAATGTATCTCTTTGTGCTTCTTCAGACTGTATTTTCTTGCTCAGAGGCAGCAGATGAGTAATCACAATGTGGTAATTAtgtactaaaaagactaactttTGTAACTTTGGAAAATATCAATTTGAACTGCTGCAGCCTCATATGAGCTCAGCTCAacttaaatgcatttttgcacaagtAATGTTggttttgtcccccatcacttacgaTGAAATTGCTTTAAGAAGGGATTTTTGCAGCCATAATAGACTAAAAGAAACAAACGTAAAGCAAAGCAGTAACTACTTTGGATATGTAAGAAttgctttaaaatttaaaaaaagaaaactgtgaaCCTATTCTTTAAAGCCCCCTTGAAGATGACTtttaagacaaaaatactgTGCTTTTAATAATGATTTCTGTCCAATGTTTTATTCTGTCCTTACAGATATGTTGTAGTGCACTTATGCATTTAATGGACAGCTGAAATAGACAAGAAAACGAGAAGATAGAAGGCAATGACAACAAGGTTCCTGGCCTGAGTCGAGATGTTGCAGTTATGTGGTAACAAGGATGCTTTGTGTCTCAAATCCTTAAAATTCCATTTACTCACTCattgaaaaatacagaatatacaaatatgtaaactgtttcatttcaaaagttaaaCTGCTGAACTCAAAATGTCTCCAACTTAaggtccattctcagtgtatgtgcactaaAGGCtaaagtttccacatcactcTTGTGTAAACTGAATTCTGGACCACGATTGGTTTCAAAATAGACATGAACATATGATGCGTATATGTTCACGCTATAAAACTCAggtttaaggtgagcacagagacacTTTGCTCagcagaaaaaagtgaaaacattcttctagtgtcaaactttgtatacatcattctgcagcatgaaactcaaacatacacaaacaataacaagctaaacacattttaaagtggaaggagttttttttaaatcagtagtATTAATActacaacatttaaaattaaatttaagtAAATGTACAGGTATTATCTAGAACATGTACACAATGTCAGTGTTATGTTACCATGTAACCTACATTATTACATATttgtgtaagcagcattttaatgcaGTAGATGGCCATGATTAAAATAACCTTATCTACTTtatatggttgctatggatagtTTAATTTACAGCCAtgcattatattttttaaaagatcacatctttttaaagaaaatctgCAAAAATAACTATTGCTGTCATCCAAAtgacccccaccccaccccactccCTCCAAAATGTATGTAGGAGGTTTTTAAGCCATCATTTAAAAAGTCTATATATAAAAGGGATAGAATTAACCAGAATATTACTCTACTACATTATTAGGAATAATCAGGccataaataaacttaaaaagaaaactgaagttaaaaaagcaaattaaacattttaaatgatcatttgaaaatgtaaagttacaatgaaaaagtgaaatttaaaataatgtatattgattcacttttcattttgtgttaatTTTAATTAGAACCCAAAATATGCTCTATAGAAATGAAGTAGAGAATAGCACGATAACGTTGACTATTTTCAAGAACTGTAtttccagcagggggagctgtTGTCTATTAAAATCACCAGCAAGCCATACCATGCACACAGTGAAATAGGCTGCATTAGACTGCAAGTCAAGGCAGGGTCGCTAGAGGGCGCTGATTACAAGAAAGAGTTGGAAGCAGGGACATTGGGTTTGATTCATGTTTACAAATTGACggattaaaataagaataatcataataattaagaATGAAGCAAATCTAAAATCCACCATACAGACCTAATTTGATTTAATGGTAATAAAACACTGTACAGACTTATTATGGACGCCACAACAGCCTGGTCTTCACTCCTCCACAGCTCTACCAGATTACATAAAAGGGATTTGTATCTGCCATGTAGATAATTATATGTGATTAGAAATTCACAcagtaaatacattaaataatttATCAGGACCATatcaaagaaaacattaaagaaTTTGTACGTGTTAAACAAATCTATTGAGCTACTAATGATCACCTCTCTTACAGCTCACAGTAtatgtttctaaaaaaaaaaaatgacgtGTATATATTAATAGCAGACTTATAACATACGAGTGTACTGTGGGAATCTCTACCCGAGAAcgcgcctctctctctctctctctctgagtgttgGCGTGGTTCCCGGCCCATCTGCGGCCTGGCCCGTGGATTACTGTTTGTTAATGTTTCAATCAGCTGTGTGTTGAGGAATGTGGAGCTATTTAACCTGAACTTCCCCAGGTGTGCCGAGGCGCCGCTCAGTCTGGGCCCCGCCGCCCTCCCCTGCCCTTGGCACAAAgctatcacacaaacacaatcacacactggCCACGCCGGGGCTGCAGCTGTGCGCATCGCACCGCAGGGAAATGGGAAAAACATTGCACATGGGAGACAGAATAAATCTTATAACGAATCGCCTAGCCAAAGCCATTTTAACCCCTGCCGTGCCGAGAGAGACTCAAAATGCTGATTTACACAAGAACATATTGAAACACCATTTTTAAATGGATGTTTTATGAAGTGAAactaacttttttaaatgaatatatcctttttttttaactaatgcATCTTACATCACTTTATTTTGGTGGCTAATTGTTACATAGACgttgaaaaaaagtttaattatgttgaaaaaaatattgtttaatttctttcattttctcttcagATGTGTCTCTCAGATTTTACCTCTTATTTGTCAAGACCTTTAGACTTGACGATTTAAAGTGAGACTTCCTCTTGTAATGTGATACGTTAATGACCCATACAGAGGCAAATTACCAATTTAACTGGCTATAAGCCATTATGTTGACCACCAGCTTTGGTTTTATGTTACCAGAGGCAACAGTGAATGACTTAACAGCTTCTCCTACGTGTAGcactttttttcctgtttcttttctttttttactggcAAACCACTTTAAACTCCCCCAAGTGCTCAGCAGCAAGATAAGCTATTCAGATGAATGTGTCGGCCTGCGATGAATCACAGTGATAATAAGGTTTTAACAGCCCATAATAACcacccatgtgttatttttcaCGTCAGCTATTGACTTTATAAAGAATTCAATACTGAAAACCCCCCAGGTGTATGATGTAAAACTGCActtcagcttctctctctctctctctcacacacaaacacagtgacaaAGATGTTTTCTTGTTCAAAAATAATTGtcttgttttaataaaaacaccaaTAAGGTACATTGtaagaaaacaatattttcacaTAATGTGGCATTGTAATATACAATACAGTTTGTCGCTCAGGAATCTGAgaaatttactttttttcttttacaaaatgTTGAATTCTCTATATGGTTTACAGAAGATACAAGAGCGTAACAGAAACATTAGCTTTCTTTAGAAACTCTACAAGCAACAAGCGATGCTGGTTGCACTGAACTTTTCTTGGTCCCCCGGCTAACCCAGTCTATATCTGGACATCGccggtcttcttcttctctcagggCCCTCTGATGAATCGAGAGCCTTGAGTGACAGAGATCCTCAGTGCCGGAGGATGTCCACGCAACGTTATTTTTCTAGCATTGGGAGTTTGAAACGTCCCTACACAGTTCAAGGTTTTGTCACTGGTGTGGTCGAGAAGTCACATCAGGTAGCCTTGTTCGTTCTTTGCGGTGCTCGCTGTGGGGTGATGGGGCGATGCTCCACGAGCTCTTAACGGCACATAATCCTATCGTCTGAGCATCCATTctgtgaggagagagaaaagggaggtTGATTAGTACATCTGTTTGTAAGGCTATAAAGCAGTCACGAGCAAACAGCTGCGCAATATGGAACTTTTACGCACTGACTAGTCAAACTTTACGCATGCACTCTGACACTCAAAACAGTTTCAAGCGATGGTGCAAGCGACTTAAGTACACACTGAATTGGACTTTAAGACTGTAACTAGATATTTACCTCAACTGCGATGCTGGCGAGCTCTGCGTTCAGGGTGGTCAGCGGTGTGCGCTGTACGCTGCCTGCGGAGTGCTGGCGGCTCTTCTCTGGCTCATCCAGCTCAACCTGCAGGTCCCAGATGTAGTCGATGACGTGCTGCAGGATCTCCACTTTGCTGGCTTTCTTGTTGGTGGGCAGGGTGGGCACGAGCTCCTTCAGCTTGCTGTAGCAGCTGTTCATGTCCTGAAGGAAGACGCTCATCTGCTCGTCCAGCAGCGGGATCTTGCATTTGGAGATGGTCAGGCTCTGATCGGACAGACAGCGAACCACATCGTCGCTGCCGACCTTGCTCTTCAGGGCGCAGGTAGATCCGACAACCTTCATGTTGATTAATGTAGTTTCCAAAGTTGacgagggggaaaaaagataaaGTAGTTCGGCAATGaggcttctcctcctcttagATGATAGCAAGGCAATGTTGACAGTTTGCAACATCCACATGGGCAAACCTCCTCGGCTTTATAGCAGAGCAGGAGCTGGGGGCGTACCCGAGTTGTGCTGTTTGAAGGCGGTGAGCCAATCAGGCGGCTGCGCTTGTATTGATGGGTCGGTTCACAACCGCACTCTCAGCCAATGACTGCGCTCGCCTGGTTATCGGGATTTACAATCTGTTTGAGGGATGGCGTTACAAATggaaacaaatgtgtgtcttttatgGGTAATATGTGGGAATCCAGCTGTCCATAGCTTGGGGACTCTGCAGGTGTAGATTGCCTGGGGACAGTCAAGGGGTGGTGAATGCCTGTGTATGTACGGTGAGAATGTGTGTGGGATGGGACAGGATGAATGGGATGAATGGCTAATGATAATTAGGCTACCACAGTGCCCTAGATTTGCCTCTCACTATTGTTGATGGGGCTGCAGATGTGGATGACAATAGTACAGTGAAGTAACAGAATACATTACATAGAGTGGGCCAAAAattctggggaaaaaaaggtttacttttataaaaaaaattgaattcgTTTAAGATGATGTTGCTTAGAGTAAAGTTTTGAGT contains:
- the id1 gene encoding DNA-binding protein inhibitor ID-1, whose amino-acid sequence is MWMLQTVNIALLSSKRRRSLIAELLYLFSPSSTLETTLINMKVVGSTCALKSKVGSDDVVRCLSDQSLTISKCKIPLLDEQMSVFLQDMNSCYSKLKELVPTLPTNKKASKVEILQHVIDYIWDLQVELDEPEKSRQHSAGSVQRTPLTTLNAELASIAVENGCSDDRIMCR